Sequence from the Clostridium butyricum genome:
GTGATAAAAGTAATATAACTACATTTGTTAATGCCATTTTAACAAATATTGTTCTTCTTTTTTTATTGCTTACCATTTCTTCCTCCCCATTGACTTAGTTTTAACTTCCTGTTTGATTATACTAGTATTTTTTACATTTTTCTATATTTTTTTCTTGTTTTTACCGTATTTTTCACCTCCTGCAAATTTCTTTTTAGTATTTTTCATTGAAAGTATGATAAATTACAACTATTGTTAATAATTAATACTATTATATAATATTAATTATCAACATGAAACCCAATAAAAAACTCCCTATGAAAAATATAATCATAGAGAATTTTTATAGATTTATTTTAGTTTAAAAAATAAGTCTTTTAGTTCACTTGTGGCTTTATATATATCCTTTTGTGATATTATAGCTGAAACTATTGCAAGTCCATCAATATCAGTGCCATTGAAATCAGTTATTCTTTCTTTATTTATCCCACCAATAACAACTATAGGAATTGATATATTTTCTCTTATCTTTTTAAGTTCATCCATACTTGTATGCTTTGCATCTTTCTTTGTTCCAGTTTCATACATAGCACCAACACCAATATAATCTGCTCCGTCATTTTCAGCCTTAATTGCATTTTCTAACGTTCCTGCTGAAACACCTATAATTTTATCTTCACCAATTACTTTTCTTACAACAGAACAAGGAAGATCACTTTGCCCAATATGTACTCCGGCAGCATCTACTGCTAAGGCAATATCAAGTCTGTCATTAATTAATAACGGCACATTATATTTATCCGTTATTCTCTTTAAATTTATTGCAGTATTATAAAAATCTAAAGAAGAACAATCCTTCTCTCGTAGCTGTACAAGGGTACATCCACCTTTTATAGCTTCTTCTACTGCTTCCTCTAATGTTTCTGTACTCATTAAATCTCTATCTGTTACTAAATAAATACTATAATCAATTTTAGGTTTCATATTACATACTCCTATCAAATTATATATACAATTATCTTACTTTTTATAAACAATTTATTATTTAATTTTACTTCTTTTTAGCAAATCTTCTTCATCTAAATTACTTACTGCATCTATTATTGCCATATGAAAACTTCCAAGACCTATACTTCCAGCTCTTTCTTCTGCAATTTCTCCACAGATTCCCATAGATACTATTCCTGAAACAGCAGCTATAAATAAATCTTCTTTTGTTTCGCAAGCTCCTAAATACCCACCAACTAAAGCTGTGGTCATACATCCAGTCCCTGTAACATTAGAAAGCATTTTTGTTCCATTTTCTATGGTAACAGATTTTTCTCCATCAGAAACTATATCACATACTCCAGTTATAGCTACTGTACAATTAAATCTCTTCGCTAAAGATTTAGCTACTCTTATGCCTTCATCACTATCACTTTTTAAATCTGACTCTGATGCATCCACACCCTTTGTTTCAGACTCTAATCCAGCAATAAATTTTATTTCTGACATATTTCCACGTAAAACACTGATTTTTATTTCTTCAAGAATTCTTTTAGTTGTCTCATTTCTAAATGATGATGCACCAGCTCCAACAGGATCTAGTACGACTGGAATATTCAATTCATTAGCCTTTTTCCCTGACGCAATCATTGATTCTATAGTTCTTTCATTTAAAGTACCAATATTTATTACAAGTGCTGAAGCAATTGATGTAATATCTGCTGATTCTTTTAAATCATCTGCCATTATTGGTGATGCACCTATTGCAAGAAGTATATTAGCACAATCATTTACTGTAACATAATTAGTTATGTTATGAATCAATGGTTTTTTATTTTTTAATCTATTTAATAGCTCTACTACCTTCTGTGCTATATCTATATTCATAATTTATCATCCTTTTATTATTATTTACTTTAATTCTACCTTTTCTCCATTTAGAATCATATTAGTAGTTCTTACAGCACACATCTTTCCACACATAGAACAACTATGCTTTTCTTCTGGAGGAATACTTTCAAAATATTCTTTTGCTTTTTTAGAATCAATAGCTACCTTAAACATTTCATCCCAATCCAGGTTCTGACGTGCTTTGGCCATAGCATTATCTCTATCTCTTGCGCCTTTTATTCCATTTGATATATCTGCTGCATGAGCTGCTATCTTTGAGGCAATTATACCTTCCTTAACATCATTTATATCAGGTAACCTCAAATGTTCTGCTGGTGTTACATAACAAAGGAAATTAGCACCATTTGTTGCTGCAATTGCTCCTCCTATTGCAGATGTAATATGATCATATCCTGGTGCAATATCTGTTACAAGAGGCCCAAGAACATAAAAAGGTGCTCCATGACATAATCTCTTTTCTAGTCTCATATTTGCTGCGATTTCATTCATTGCCATATGTCCTGGTCCTTCAATCATAACTTGCACATCTTTTTCCCATGCTCTTTTTGTTAAAAGTCCTAATTCAATAAGTTCAGTAACCTGTCCTGCATCTGTAGAATCATCAATACATCCAGGTCTCATAGCATCTCCAAGACTTATAGTCACATCATATTCTCTTAATATATCAAGT
This genomic interval carries:
- the thiC gene encoding phosphomethylpyrimidine synthase ThiC, whose amino-acid sequence is MNYKTQMEAAKKGIVTKEMQVVAEKESMSVEELMKLMAQGKVVIPANVNHKSISPEGIGDGLKTKINVNLGISGDSVDYCREMEKVKLAIEYGAEAIMDLSNYGKTQEFREKLIEYSKAMIGTVPMYDAIGYLEKDLLEIKAEDFLEVVRAHAKQGVDFVTIHAGINRRTVQLFKEDKRTMNIVSRGGSLLFAWMEMTGNENPFYEYYDELLDILREYDVTISLGDAMRPGCIDDSTDAGQVTELIELGLLTKRAWEKDVQVMIEGPGHMAMNEIAANMRLEKRLCHGAPFYVLGPLVTDIAPGYDHITSAIGGAIAATNGANFLCYVTPAEHLRLPDINDVKEGIIASKIAAHAADISNGIKGARDRDNAMAKARQNLDWDEMFKVAIDSKKAKEYFESIPPEEKHSCSMCGKMCAVRTTNMILNGEKVELK
- the thiM gene encoding hydroxyethylthiazole kinase, whose product is MNIDIAQKVVELLNRLKNKKPLIHNITNYVTVNDCANILLAIGASPIMADDLKESADITSIASALVINIGTLNERTIESMIASGKKANELNIPVVLDPVGAGASSFRNETTKRILEEIKISVLRGNMSEIKFIAGLESETKGVDASESDLKSDSDEGIRVAKSLAKRFNCTVAITGVCDIVSDGEKSVTIENGTKMLSNVTGTGCMTTALVGGYLGACETKEDLFIAAVSGIVSMGICGEIAEERAGSIGLGSFHMAIIDAVSNLDEEDLLKRSKIK
- the thiE gene encoding thiamine phosphate synthase; protein product: MKPKIDYSIYLVTDRDLMSTETLEEAVEEAIKGGCTLVQLREKDCSSLDFYNTAINLKRITDKYNVPLLINDRLDIALAVDAAGVHIGQSDLPCSVVRKVIGEDKIIGVSAGTLENAIKAENDGADYIGVGAMYETGTKKDAKHTSMDELKKIRENISIPIVVIGGINKERITDFNGTDIDGLAIVSAIISQKDIYKATSELKDLFFKLK